The Opisthocomus hoazin isolate bOpiHoa1 chromosome 25, bOpiHoa1.hap1, whole genome shotgun sequence genome contains the following window.
AGGGCAGCCGTGCCCCGTGGGTTTGCACGGAGGTGCGACTCTGTGATTCACTGTTTAATTTGGAGCGACTGGCGAGGCAGCTTCTGGCATGGCAGAGCGCGAGGTTTCCAATagccttttcattttatttactgcTCTGGTGCCAGGCTGGTTATCCATATGGCTTTGTTCCCTCACGCCTCAGATGGAGAGATCGCGGGCTGTTCTTGCCAAACAAAACACGGCGTGCTCGCGTGTTATCTGCTGCTGAATCCCCTGCCCTCGAGTGGATGTGGAGCCCTTGAAGTTTGCGTCGAGGATAGCAGCGTTCCTCACCCCTGGTGCGTGCAGCTCCTGCCCGCTTGATACTTGCGCTTGTGGACTGGTGTCAGACAGCGGAGTCTTGGTGTTTTCTGGCGTTTGTTGCTTTTCATAGTCCAAAGCAGAACAGCTGTTGTGTTTCCTTGCTTGTAAGGCTGCTGGTTCTCTGACCCTTAAGGACCTTCCACGGAGTGAAGGTATCCTCGCTTCCGAAGCAGCAGATGCGCGTGGTTCCTCGTATCCTCACCACTCTCAGCCATTCAGTGTTACTGTTGTGTTTTATTTGCACGACAGGAGCTCTGATAAACCCCGCTCGTACGTAGGATCCCAAAGCCAAGAAGTAAAATATCTCTCATTTTTCGGTTTTATTAGCTGTAGGctgtgtattttttcagaaattacaGGAATGGTCTGTGCAGAATTATTGTCTGTATTCATATAAAGGCAGgtagttaaaataaaaaagtgtacCGCCTTCCTTGTGATATTTAAAGGGAACTTCAGTCACATcgctccccatcccagcccctgcTTTTTAATGTTCCCTggttttttaatgcatttaattGTATTCTCCTTGTCAGGTGGAAGATGGGACGGTTTCCGTTGTGTTTTAGGTGACTCTGACACCTGGTTACCATGAAGTCCCGAAGGAGATAGAGGGACAGTAGTGGGAATTTCTTCTCACTCCtccaaaaaaatccaacaattGCCTAATGGTAAGAAAGCTGTCGTTTTTAATTAGCTTTATATTGTATGGTGTCCATTAATCCCGGAACACATTGAAGAGTGGGAGGTCCAAACCCACTGGGCCACGTGCGGGGAGGTCGAGGAAATACAGGCTGTAAATGCTGCATGTTTGGAGAGGGTGGGAGCAGTTGGTTTGAAAAGACGACTGTCCTCTGTTTTGTGTCCTCTCCTCAGGGCTTACCTCTTACGCTGACGTCATGGGGAGCTGCTGCAGTTGTCTGTGCAGAGACAGCATCCCAGACAACCATCCCACCAAATTTAAGGTAAGTGTTGCACCTGCATCCCCGTCAGAGAGTCTGTGACAGCACTGACTACTAGCAAAGCCCAGCATGGGCTGGACTCCAGGCatgcaaggaaagaaaacctctgctctggcagagAAGCCTTTCACTTGATAGGATTTGCAAATATGTTAcgattttggtttgggtttttttaactttcctTAAGCAACCTTTGCTGCAAATGTCTTTGTATTTGCAGTAGAAATTGCGTCTGCACTGGGATTCAGCCTGAGCAAGGAAATGGGGAACTGGAGAGAAGCCTTTTATTGCTCAGGGCTGTGTTCCAGTGTCTGTGCTGAGACACATCAGCTGAACTGCCAAGCACACAGTCTCCAGGGCTGCCGGCTTGGCGCCTTCTGCCAGCGATGAATTCATGCTCTCAGCTGAGAAAAAGGCATCTCAGGAAACGAAGGGGAAATCCGTGGGAATTACAGCATCTGCGTGGGTGGGCTTCTTTTGATACCAATGCACTGCGTTTCCTGATGTGAGCTCTGTGGCCTCGGCAGGTAACGAACGTGGACGATGAAGGTAACGAGCTGGGATCTGGGATTATGGAGCTGACACAGACGGAGCTCATCTTGCACACTCACAAGCGCGATGCTGTCAGGTGGCCCTACCTCTGCCTGCGCCGCTACGGCTATGACTCCAACCTCTTCTCCTTCGAGAGCGGCCGTCGCTGCCAGACGGGGCAGGGTGAGTGGAGGTTCCTGGAGGAGGGAACCGCTGAGGTTTCTGTTCCCAGGCAGCCGGCGTGAGCTGATGCTTGTGTCTTCCCACATTCCTGCATCTAATGAAGCAACAGGTTCTTTGGCAGCCTCTGTTCCAAATACGGAGTGTGCATGCACATATAGTTAACGTTCCTGATTAAAACACTAAGGAGAACAATGTGGTGGCTCAGGACCTGGGCATAAATCTAATGGTTTCATTTTGCTGCTGCCTCGGTGCCCATGAGGTAATGGGTGAAGCAGGCCTGAGCACTGGCCGGGCCGTATTTAACGTCGGAGAGGACATCAGGTACACTGTCAGCTCTGAGCTTTGGTACCGAATGGTGCGCAGCTGGGGTCCCAGGCGTTGCTGGACTGCTTTCCTTAGGAGCTAGAAGGTACTTTTTGCAAGACTGAAGCTTTGTTGAGCATCTTTTAACTCCGGGGATAAAGTGAAAGGCTTTTTGCCGGTCCCTCTTAGGGTTCTCTTATTCCGCAGAGCTACCAAGCACGTCGGTAGCGATAGTTGTTTGAGCAcgttttgtttttctcagtgcAGTCTCTCTGCCTTGGTTAGTGCTAGTTCTACTTAATGCTTTGCATTTGATGTCCAGCAGCACTTTGTAACGTAGAGGGAAAGGAGTTTTACGTTTTACTGATTTTATGCACGGGGATGCTGTGCATCGAGAAGGGAAGTGAGTCACCCAGGAGCACACGCCAAGTCGTCAGCAGCGCTGGGAACAGGCTCCAGTTTTACAATGGTGCCTGTTAGTTCCTTTACCAGTCTGTCTCTCTCGCTTTTAAAGAGCTGAACATTTTCTTGGCATCTGCATCCCTGGGAAAAAGAAGTTTGTTTCCTCATTCTGTTAATGTGTTTGTAAACTCCTCCTTACCCAGAAGGACTCTGCGTGACTGTTCAGTGTCTGTGTAAAGCGCTGCGCAAATCTGTAGTGCCGTATGctcctttttaatatttatgtaAGCGGGGTTTTCCTCTCCCAGAGTCACGTGGTTATCAGTTGCCAGCAATGGGAATTGCTTCTCTTTggtttctcttctgccttttgcAGGATGCAGCTCAGTGATTAAAATTCTGCCTTATGtgcgttttggttttgtttaggtCCAGGTAGTGGTGATAAAGCAGAGCCGTTTGCTTGTTGTATATTACAAAATTTTTAGCAGACACGTACTTACTCACCAGTCTTAAAGCAGACAGAAATGAGAGGGATGGTGTTGTGTTTTCATGAGTTTTCTCCCTTCCTTGTAAGGTTTTATTCTGCTTAGTTAATTTTATTTGGAGGACTTCTTCCTGATGCTGCTCCCCACCTCATATAAGGCAGATATAGCTATTTTTTTGGCCAGAATTTTTAAAACCTTGGTCTTTGGGGTGGCAGCTGTTGTTGCCATGCCGTTCTCGTTGCTATGgcttttgtgcgtgtgtgtgcgtgccaGCTTGGGATTGGTTAGCTCTGCACACACCAGCTCTGGTTTGGGCTGCTCGTTTGGGGAGACATTGTTTAATTCCATGCATTTTTGAAATATGTCGTTCTTGTCCCTCTCTCACGTGCACACTCCACAGGGCCCAGTTCAGCATCGAGTAGTCGCTGGGTAGACTTTCCCCTGGTAATGAGAACTGGACTGGGTGCCAAGTGAATTAAAATAGAAGATTAGAGATGAAGGGAGACTGGTTAGCCTGTCCCTTTCACATCTCTGCTCGTGTGGGACTGATCGCTGTACGATAACTGGGGTGCTCACCAGTTTTCTTGTAATAAGGCGCCATTGGGTCAGGTGGCAGTCACAGCATTGTATTTCTGTCAATAATCCACTGAGTTGTTTTTTTACCtctggctgtggggtgcaggggttGATTGTGttaaacacagcaaaagaaatcagaattGCCTGTTCATTGAGAGCCAGGACTTACATACACTCTTGCTAAAGCGGGATTGCTTCCTCGCCAGTCTGACCTTCCTCTTTGCTACTGCGCAGGGATTTTTGCCTTCAAGTGTTCCAGAGCAGAGGAGATCTTTAATCTGCTGCAGGACCTGATGCAGTGTAACAGTATCAACGTGGTGGAAGAGCCTGTTGTCATCACCAGGAACAGTCACCCCACGGAGCGGGAGCTCTCCCGGACCCCCCAGGCACCCAACAGTAAGGCTGCTTCAGTGtctggggggaagaggggggaacACAGAGACATGGGCAATGTCTGCAATTGCTCACATGAAActgccctctgcagcccatggatcTCTCCCATGCACTGCCTCGCTGCCGACCCGTATCTTTATGTCCATGTGTGCCCCAAGCAGCGTGTTTATTTTAAGGCCATGCTTGTCTGTGACgtggtattttgtttttaaggaaacagcaacaaaaagcccTTCAAATGGTCAACTGAGTTGTCACCCTTCAGTTGGGTTTCATCTGGACTGCTGCCAAGTGGCCTTTTTTAAGTAGCACCTACAAGGACCGGGCGTTTCCTAGAGGAAACCGCATCTGGAAGAATTCAGATTTGCTCGATTTCCATTAGAAGTGACTTAAATGGATTTAAAGAAGAGGGCCTAGCCCTTGAATTTATGCTAGGTACTTCATCGTAGGGATCTCCCCCAGACCGGCTGATTCTGACTCACAGGGTGCAGTTAAGAGGCCAGCTCACTGCAGAAATGAAGTCGACTGTATTTTATACCAAACCAATGCTCTAATGCTTGTCTGTCTTGATTCTTTCCCAGGTCTGGGGTACACTGTCCCAGGATTTCCCAATGGATTTCACAGCTTTCCTGGAGAAACCCTATCATACTCCACAGCCCGCCCCCCCTCCGTGAGCAGCCTGAGGCATTCCTCGGTGGGCGAAGACTCGACTCATGCCCTTATTGGGCCCGATGAGCAGGTAGACCTGGATGTCCTAAATTCTGCTGTTTGCAAGCAAAGAACATGCAGCTTGTTTTGCTAGCAGTCCTGTGCAATTCTGGGTTTCTCTTACTCCAGCAAAGCTCAGGGGAGCCTCATGCCTtgtcctcctttttttctcttttgcttcattttgctcTTGGAGACTTCTGCTCTCTGACACTTCACCAGAACAGATGCTCTGTCAAGGCTGACTGAGTTGGCTTCCTTGATCCATGAATATTTGTGTGGCAATTATTTCACAGCAGCACTTAGCTTACGAGTCCAAGTCGTACTGCCCTATCTGTCAGCTGTTACTGCAACCCTGAAACTGACGTGCAGATGGGTGCCCAAGTTCAGactctttttatttttgatgttCGGCTCTTTGTTCTCCATTCTAGAATGTAAGATTTTTCCCTACAAAATCGAGCTTGTCGCAACTGTTAATCTGAGAAGCCTAGGTAGGTACGAGTGCTGCAATATTGCCAGTGTAAGCTGCTCAAGGAAGTATTTTGCAAGTGGCTTTGCTTTTTGTTCAGTGCCATATGCATTGAGCGTGAAACAGATGATGTGTATCGTCTGCGGTTGGACTCCTTTTTGTCTGTCCTTCAGCCCACAAATCCTGAAAtggcttttgttttgcttcccaAAATCTTTTcaatttctgaaattcttttgtCTCCTCCTGTTTCATCAGCCACTGAAGAATTTTCCATTCCTGTTGGTTTCTCAGCTGCTGACAGCTGCTTTGCTCttgtctcttctcctctcctttcacTGTCCCTCTGCTTCTCTCCTTGCAGTCCCACACCTACGTCAACACCGCCAATGGTGATCAGGAGCTGAGGGGCCGACACTGTATGCACTCCTTGCCTGAAGTCCACCCTCCTTTCCCCCATAGGAACCACAGCTGCTCCCTCGAAGACCGCAATCCCCAGGTCTTTCTGCAGCCAGGGGAGGTTAAGTTCGTGTTAGGTCCCACGTCCGGCTACAGACGCGTCTGTCGGCACCACGGGGAGTGCAGATCGCACTTCTGCCCCCCCAACAACAACAACGAGTGTGAGGAGGAGTGCCCTTCACCCCAGTGCGTCTATGAGAACGTCAACGGCTTgctgccccccagcacctcctctctCTGCCGAGGCGGGCACTTGAAACTCACCCGGGAGGACGCGGGCTTACCGGGCTGCTCCCACCGCAGAACGGCGTTGCTGCACTATGAGAACTTGCCGTCGCTGCCGCCGGTGTGGGAGTGCCAGCCGCTCCGGCGGGGCGAGGAGGATGCGCCGACGCCTTCCCCCAACGGCTACTCCGATGCTGGCGAAGAAGATCCCCTGCAGAACTACATGAACTCGGAGAGCGCCGCGCTGCACGGGGGCAGCGGCCAGCGGCGCAGCAGCTTCCTGCCGAAGCCTCGTCGCGGCTGCGTGCCCAGCGTCTTCAGCTTCGACTTCCCCCGACCCTGCCCGGAGCAGCCGCGGCAACTCAACTACATCCAGGTGGAGCTGGAGGCTGAGCCGCGCAAGGGACATCAGAACCCGCCGGTGCCCCGTGTcccacctcctgccacccacGAGGCCCGCCGGATGGACTCCTACGCCGTCATTGACCTAAAAAAGACAGCGGCCATGTCCAGTTTGCAAAGGGCCCTGCCGAGAGATGATGGGACTTCGCGGAAAACTCGACATAACAGCACTGACCTGCCTCTGTGAGGGGGAACGCCAAGTGCGAGCACTGTGTCGTGGCTTCGGTGCCTGCCCTGCAGTGCGTTGCCCAGCGCGGCTTCCATTCGCCATTGccttctgcttccctgtctgcCCCATTACCTGGCGTCGTGGGATGGCTCCCACAGCTAATGTTGAGGCTAGTCTGTCTGTCCGTcttcccctctctgtctctcccgTGCAGTTCGTTTTTAAAGCCTTGCGGGATATTTGACAACGCTGTTTGAAGGTTAAATTTATGGCAAAAGGGGCAGAAGGTGCCAGCCACAGTACCGGCACAGCGAGGATACAGCCTGGATTGCCTGGCAGCTCCGTGAGCGGTGCCGGCAGCCTGGCTGCGGAGGCAGGGCGGTAGCGCGGTGGAGGCGTGTTCCCGAAAGCGAGTCGCTTTAGGAGCTGCGCTGCAGATCGAGCCCGTTTCCCCTGGGTTTCATGCCTGGCGACTCCAGGCGAGCTCTGCAGCCGGGCCGCTCCGAAGTCGGGTTTTGCCTTTGGGTTTCGCTGATCTCGATGATTTGGGAACTCATGCTGCGGTCTTTCCCCCCTCAGCTTGCTCCTTTGTCCTATTTTCTTGACGCTCATAGAAACTTTTTGCACTTCTGTCCCTTTCTCAGATTTGATTTAAATTGGGCAACTCTAGAAATGATAGAGGAGGATCGACAGCCATGGGCACAGACACTGTGGTCACATAAACCTGGTTTCCTGCAGAGACCCTGCTTTAAAAGAGGAGGGGAAGACTGCAGCTATGATaccctgttttgctttttaagggTTCTTTTTGGTGGCTGTTCAGAAGTGttgttgatttatttatttgtttacttaattatttattaaatgtTCTTTTGCATCCCAGTGGTAATTGCCAAAACCGGTGCCAATATGAAACGTACTCGCTGCAGCTCACTCCTGTCTGGGGGACAGATCTCAGAAGAGGTTGGTGGCTTTGCCGGGCTGCAGTTGGCGAAAAGAGCAGCTGTGAATCAGAAGTTTTTGAACTGGGACCGAGTGTCACGGGGTGGGTGGGAATCGGTACGGGAGATGCGGGAGAGcaagcagagctgccaggcagccgAGCCTGGAGTTGTATCAAAGTCGTTGCCTACACCCACGTGCCTGGCTGGGTCCATGAGAAATATTTGATCAGTGTTTTGAGTGTATGCGCAGTCTGTTTCCTACAACTGCGGACTTGGAAGGGCTAAATTTCGTCTCGCGGGTAATTTTGTGGCCTTTGATGTGGATTTTTCTCTTGACACCAGGGCTGAGTCTAAGCTGAGCTGTCAGGCCTCCGGCTGAGGTCCTGCGTAGGTCTGCTCCTCTCGCGTTGCAGGATGTTCCTCCACCCTCTCTGCATGGTGACACGTTGCAGCTTACTCCCTCCCTGGATTACTCTTTGCCATTATAAGCTGTTTCCATGAGGCAGAAGTGCTCTGGGTTACTCTGGAGTCCACCTTTCTGCTGTgttcttcatcttcctccctgGGATAGGGGTTGAGAGACTGCTCTGCGAGGTGTCCTGCTGCCAGCAGAAGCGTTGCCAAACCTCGCTGTGTTCTCCTTGTCCCTAATGCTTTCTGATGTCGCAGTCAGTGACCCTGCAGTGTGAAAGAGGAGAGAACCCAGCCATCCACCTGCTTCTGAGGTCCCCAAACTTGATTTCCAGATCTTTGAAGTTCAGCCTTTTTGATTTTGGTGCAGTAATGTCATACTGAAATGTGACCCTTCTGGGACCAAGGACATGTGCCAGGcagtccaggaaaggtgatgaaaGTGTGAGTAATGCCATGGCTGTGTCGGCAGAACATGGATTTCTTAGCTTGCTGTTGCACTCTAAATTGAAAGTGTACCACATGCTTAAATTCACTGTTTATTTTTGGGGAGGGGAGGTCCTTGTGcttgtcttctgttcttttctccaTCCCAACCCTTGTGTGATCCATAACTGAAAGGAAACCcaagtaatatatttttatatgtataccAAATGactgtatttgaagaaaaaaaaaaaaaaggcaagtaatgTATCCCCCTAAATCTAGCTTTCATTTAGGGAAGTGAGAGAATAaattgtttatatatatatatatagaaaaataaGTTAACTGCATTAAGCTTTAAATAAACTATTTAAATCAAGAGTTTCGAAGCAGTAAGTGTCACCGTCGGGGACAGCACTAGCAACACCCATGTGGCAGCACAGGGCAGTGCTCTGGGAGCTTCCATATGAACCTGCCTTGCCACTGAGCTGAGGAATGCAAAGTAGTTGCTCCCCTCTTCTCCCTAGAAAGGGAAGAACAGAGGAAATGTTTTACACTGGCGTGGAGGAAGAGGTGAGGGCCCTTTCCCACCCACGCGCGGGGGTTTGCAGTTGGTTACATGCAAGGAGGATGCTGTTGGGTGGCAGCTTgtgtgctgggggaggggaggtgagGCCTGGGGTGCTGCTTGGGTGCTCCCCGTGGCCACAGCCCGGCTCTGGGTCTCCGGTGGGTGGGATGAGCTGCTCCGAGGGTCTGGAGATGCTGTGAGCTCCAGGGATCAGGCAAAGCACACCGGCGCTGGGGGTTCCTCGGGAAGGCTGGGCTCCCAGCAAGCTGTGGCTGCGGTTTCGTTTAGGTGCCTTGAAATTAGCTTTGCTTTGGGAAAGCTGGCTCTGGCCTTTTGAACTGTTGGCTTCCACGTCCTCCAGACAAACTGCGTCGTCCAGCTTGTGCCTCCCTTTCCTCTTCGCCGAATCCGACGCTCCCCTGCCCGCTGAGGACGCTGAAAGCAGTAGGGACAGGGGGACCGCTCTGCCATAGCTGGGTGCTCACACACCAAACGCACTATTGCTGTTCCCTGACTGCGTCCCTTGTCCCCTTTATAGTGGAGAATGCTGCACCTCttcaaaaaaaggaggagaagaagaatttCCTCAACCTTAAAGATGTGAAAACATAGAGCTGATGTTGGCCGCGTCTGCTGCTTGCAGTGCGCGGTGATCTGGCGGGTGCCGCGTGTCCCCGTGCTCTGCCTGTCGTCCCGCCGCGTGCTGCCCGGTGCCGCgggtcggggagcagcgctgctggctcAGCAGGCTTCGCTCGGCTGCAATCGCGGGCTCCCCGGAAAGCTGCGGGAATGAAAAGCCGGTCACAGCTCATTGTTTGCAGTGGGTTGGTTTAATGTTTAAGCAGTTAAATGGGAAACGCCGTGCGGGCAGCCGGGAAACCAGCTGTCGTTTATGAGTTTCAGGGTGCGCATCGAGTTCGTGTCCCAGTGATTCCTCgctttcttgcttttctggaAAACTTCACAAGAGCAATGCCCGCACTAAGTAGCCAGGATCCGTTGAGAACTTCGTCATATTCAATTTTTCAGGTGGTGTGAAAGCGCAAGGGAAGACCGGAGTTGTGTTTGAACACTGGGGCGGTAGTTCTTGGGACCCCGGGAGCAGAAATGccattattttgatttttctgtgtgtCACAGCCCGAGTGGTGCTCGCCAGTGTTGCAGCTTCCTCTAGTGGCCACGCCTGAAATGGTTTCGGAGGAGAAACCAGTGTTGGGTTGAAAGATGAGGACATCTGGGTTCAAGCTTGCTCTTTCCTGCAGTTCTTTGATCTGGGTGATGGGCAGAGGGATCCCATCTGAAACCCCCTGGAGCCTTTCCTTGTTCCTCTCTTCTTCTGTTTGAAAGTTCTGTTTATGCAGTATGTTCTGTCTTTATGGCACCTGGTAAAGATGGATCATACAGATTTTGCTTTGAGCCTGACATGCAAGTTTGCTGGACTTTCCCAGTGGATGCATACTAATACCCATGTGCATGCTTACTTGGGTAGGAAACTAACCTcgggatacagaatcacagaatgttcggggttggcagggacctctgtgggtcacccagtcccaccccctgcccaagcagggtcacccagagcaggctgcacagcaccgcggccaggcggggctggaatatctccagagaaggagactccacagcctccctgggcagcctgggccagggctccgtcaccctcagagggaagaagttcttcctcgggttcagctggagcttcctcggcttcagtttgtgcccgttgccccttgtcctgtcgctggcaccactgaaaagagtctggccccgtcctcctgacccccaccctgcagatatttagaggcatttctaaggtcccctctcagccttctcttctccaggctgaacaagcccagctccctcagcctctcctcgtaggagagatgctccagtcccctcatcatcatcgtagccctccgctggactctctccagtagctcctcatctttcttgagctgaggagcccagaactggacacagcactgcagatggggcctcactggggcagagtagagggggaggacaacctccctcgacctgctggccacactcctctgcaccccaggagaccattggccttcttggcagccagggcacactgctggctcatggtcaacttgtcatcatACGCAGTGACTCCTCCCGTCCCTTCCACCATGGAGCCTCCCCCACAGTGAAGACCTCT
Protein-coding sequences here:
- the FRS3 gene encoding fibroblast growth factor receptor substrate 3 — its product is MGSCCSCLCRDSIPDNHPTKFKVTNVDDEGNELGSGIMELTQTELILHTHKRDAVRWPYLCLRRYGYDSNLFSFESGRRCQTGQGIFAFKCSRAEEIFNLLQDLMQCNSINVVEEPVVITRNSHPTERELSRTPQAPNSLGYTVPGFPNGFHSFPGETLSYSTARPPSVSSLRHSSVGEDSTHALIGPDEQSHTYVNTANGDQELRGRHCMHSLPEVHPPFPHRNHSCSLEDRNPQVFLQPGEVKFVLGPTSGYRRVCRHHGECRSHFCPPNNNNECEEECPSPQCVYENVNGLLPPSTSSLCRGGHLKLTREDAGLPGCSHRRTALLHYENLPSLPPVWECQPLRRGEEDAPTPSPNGYSDAGEEDPLQNYMNSESAALHGGSGQRRSSFLPKPRRGCVPSVFSFDFPRPCPEQPRQLNYIQVELEAEPRKGHQNPPVPRVPPPATHEARRMDSYAVIDLKKTAAMSSLQRALPRDDGTSRKTRHNSTDLPL